A single window of Hyla sarda isolate aHylSar1 chromosome 2, aHylSar1.hap1, whole genome shotgun sequence DNA harbors:
- the SYTL2 gene encoding synaptotagmin-like protein 2 isoform X11 — protein sequence MKAQDESISKVLDWFSRSSDSVDDPSPSVGQLEETKTRNYPDKTEESSGPSVDESEAKLKMRAIPKMSEISEPKEDIKNTGPDQPKILNMTAMEDESLPPQQVPLPDLLEFGKSGSGCGKIQSRSINDYSFEKDPQIPVEVAFEEDKESSEGEKEESNILKDTTPSLGIGDTGPMEAGNNKEENNVLEDTMPSLGIGDTGPMEVGKNKEENVLEDTMPSLGKGDTGPMEVGMNKEENNVLADTMPSLGISDTGPMEVGKNKEENNVLEDTMPSLGIGDTGPMEVGKNKEESNVLEDTMPSLGIGDTGPMENADSDQPKILNMTAIEDESLPPQQVPLPDFLEFGKSGSGCGKIQSRSIKDDSFQKDPQIPVEVAFEEDKESLEGEKEESNVLKDTNPSLGKGDTGPMEAGNDNEESNVLEEAMPLGIGDTGPTEVGKNKENNLLEDTMPSLGISDTGPMEVGKNKEESNVLEDTMPSLGIGDTGPMENADSDQPKILNMTAIEDESLPPQQVPLPDFLEFGKSGSGCGKIQSRSIKDDSFQKDPQIPVEVAFEEDKESLEGEKEESNVLKDTTPSLGISDTGAVEVDKNKDQEVITLEQSEDQSSRKQKDGSVVPPKRVSDIKLLWEGDRPSQDTAKKPTLISIKPTSVDLSITPKSSSFDSDDHNGASLVTFKKVMVEDEEDSMPPVDQLKSYWENEKNKNKTNNRQSMSNGSQSDDKGVHLVDLRSKFKKRHTFHDFFEKEKSTNLEKNPPGRSVSLSESANEGLKDRIKSASFQNLKNFWNTSSKSDDKPTSQALPDKMNKQFGSNPDIRSKEPVGWRLKGRLAAKSLQDIREDPSVYGAQPMSRKFSKGSSGEDDPLNSVINPINNSVENSKLEKPIGSVDITAQESSGTSNYPKFSHALFDESETKQHPEIPAEKQAALAEITEPSVAPNRIAKSELSLRLKKTLQGEVSGKNFSLPEERPHSMTFENGSADHNVYRDKENGEMNEMGRKLLLVKQSGLDVDSPVSSNGTVLLQENEYPTGEASDLGEAVNESIEKTVLKKDPSDLGKKLQNLYNESLNAVDMQHGNLSQLEYMDINEPDQNFSKVLAVSSGNMSKNIQSSEPIIVNISSKKTQIGNDLPIEPGQLEQAEISSSKVVNTTFEKPISELREPVENELSSKPNVYKDNVLHPEERSRKEIIERIEMPTVLPKKRFSDFDEKLRQLYEESQNSQPDLAEVSDSGNIAENESAGVNNKANVYLYLSEPKKTFLKSSTVYLESSQPVSADRETVTDESALSQDMSVQEVNETIEKTVAPTRISTAKSLEELQKEALNEEEGAFLGNVSSGHVALNESHPELNEPAMRESSVSEDTVEEGTKLARYEEPQEGTPETFLSNRQSTPVKDKNSSLRKSTLELYLEAPYRRELSKSIDFDISQYVTSDVDKCMEESNPVLSALKRSTDKKLVYAKAVEEVSPSSTNQSKPNSQKGDTLGPIENSFPENAEKFKRMSQSVPTFLQDDTDGRDTDSASESSFQIGRHKKSPSSLTNLSGSSGMASMSSVSGSVMSMYSGDFGNVDIKGGIEFSIDYVEQLKEFHIYIYQCKDLAAAEVKKQRSDPYVKAYLLPEKAKMGKRKSAVKKKTLNPVYNEILRYKIPKESLETQTLNLSVWHHDVLGRNSFLGEVNLNLATWDWNNTQRNWYQLEARTPASGIGLENRGEMKLSLMYIPMSPPEVSKKPTKTGEVHIMIRECIQLPMLRENKINSFVKCTILPDTSRKSRQKTRTVDKTPNPIFNHTMVYDGFKEEDLREACVELTVWDHNKLSNHFLGGIRIGLGTGKSYGTAVDWMDSSPEESTMWEKMIASPNTWIEGMLPLRMFKMAKLNK from the exons ATGAAGGCGCAAGATGAGTCCATCAGTAAAGTTCTAGATTGGTTTAGTAGAAGTTCCGACTCTGTTGATGACCCGTCGCCATCTGTAGGTCAGTTGGAGGAAACAAAAACGAGGAATTATCCTGACAAAACTGAGGAATCTTCCGGACCCAGTGTTGATGAAAGTGAAGCCAAACTCAAAATGAGGGCCATTCCTAAAATGTCTGAGATTTCGGAACCAAAAGAGGACATAAAGAATACCGGTCCTGACCAGCCAAAGATTCTGAATATGACTGCTATGGAAGATGAATCCCTTCCACCCCAACAGGTGCCATTACCAGACCTCTTGGAGTTTGGAAAGAGTGGAAGTGGGTGTGGAAAAATTCAGAGTAGGTCAATCAATGACTATTCTTTCGAAAAAGATCCACAAATTCCTGTTGAGGTAGCAtttgaagaagacaaagaaagtTCGGAAGGTGAAAAGGAAGAAAGTAACATATTGAAGGACACAACACCTTCATTAGGTATAGGTGATACAGGACCAATGGAAGCTGGTaacaataaagaagaaaataatgTATTGGAGGATACAATGCCTTCATTAGGTATAGGTGATACAGGACCAATGGAAGTTGGCAAGAATAAAGAAGAAAATGTATTGGAGGACACAATGCCTTCATTAGGTAAAGGAGATACAGGACCAATGGAAGTTGGCAtgaataaagaagaaaataatgTATTGGCGGACACAATGCCTTCATTAGGTATAAGTGATACAGGACCAATGGAAGTTGGCAAGAATAAAGAGGAAAATAATGTATTGGAGGACACAATGCCTTCATTAGGTATAGGTGATACAGGACCAATGGAAGTTGGCAAGAATAAAGAAGAAAGTAATGTATTGGAGGACACAATGCCTTCATTAGGTATAGGTGATACAGGGCCAATGGAGAATGCTGATTCTGACCAGCCAAAGATTCTGAATATGACTGCTATCGAAGATGAATCCCTTCCACCCCAACAGGTGCCATTACCGgactttttggagtttggaaagAGTGGAAGTGGGTGTGGAAAAATTCAGAGTAGGTCAATCAAGGACGATTCCTTTCAAAAAGATCCACAGATTCCTGTTGAGGTAGCGtttgaagaagacaaagaaagtTTGGAAGGTGAAAAGGAAGAAAGTAATGTATTGAAGGACACAAACCCTTCATTAGGTAAAGGTGATACAGGACCAATGGAAGCTGGTAACGATAACGAAGAAAGTAATGTATTAGAGGAAGCAATGCCTTTAGGTATAGGTGATACAGGACCGACGGAAGTGGGcaagaataaagaaaataatttattggagGACACAATGCCTTCATTAGGTATAAGTGATACAGGACCAATGGAAGTTGGCAAGAATAAAGAAGAAAGTAATGTATTGGAGGACACAATGCCTTCATTAGGTATAGGTGATACAGGGCCAATGGAGAATGCTGATTCTGACCAGCCAAAGATTCTTAATATGACTGCTATCGAAGATGAATCCCTTCCACCCCAACAGGTGCCATTACCGgactttttggagtttggaaagAGTGGAAGTGGGTGTGGAAAAATTCAGAGTAGGTCAATCAAGGACGATTCCTTTCAAAAAGATCCACAGATTCCTGTTGAGGTAGCGtttgaagaagacaaagaaagtTTGGAAGGTGAAAAGGAAGAAAGTAATGTATTGAAGGACACAACACCTTCATTAGGTATAAGTGATACAGGGGCAGTGGAAGTtgataagaataaagaccaagaGGTTATAACTCTAGAACAAAGTGAAGACCAAAGTTCTAGAAAGCAGAAGGATGGATCAGTTGTTCCACCAAAGAGAGTTAGTGATATCAAACTATTGTGGGAAGGGGATAGGCCATCTCAAGACACAGCCAAAAAGCCAACCTTAATCAGTATCAAGCCCACCTCTGTTGATCTATCTATTACTCCGAAAAGCAGTTCTTTTGACAGCGATGATCATAATGGCGCAAGCCTTGTCACTTTTAAAAAggtcatggtggaggatgaggaggattcCATGCCTCCTGTCGATCAGCTAAAATCATATTGGGAAAATgagaagaacaaaaacaaaactaaCAATAGACAGTCTATGTCGAATGGAAGCCAGAGTGATGACAAAGGGGTACATTTGGTGGATCTTCGGTCAAAGTTCAAAAAGAGGCATACATTTCATGATTTTTTCGAAAAAGAAAAATCTACTAATCTGGAGAAAAATCCTCCTGGTAGAAGTGTTTCACTTAGTGAAAGTGCAAATGAGGGCCTTAAAGATCGCATAAAATCTGCATCCTTTCAGAACTTAAAAAACTTCTGGAATACATCGAGTAAGTCAGACGATAAACCTACTAGTCAAGCCCTCCCTGATAAAATGAATAAGCAGTTTGGTTCCAATCCTGACATAAGAAGCAAAGAACCAGTTGGATGGAGATTGAAAGGAAGACTAGCCGCAAAGAGTTTACAAGACATTAGAGAGGATCCCTCAGTGTATGGGGCACAACCTATGTCTAGGAAATTTAGCAAAGGATCTAGTGGTGAGGACGACCCACTGAATTCAGTAATAAATCCTATTAACAATAGTGTTGAAAATAGTAAACTTGAGAAACCCATAGGTTCAGTTGATATAACGGCTCAAGAAAGTTCAGGAACCTCCAACTATCCAAAATTTTCCCATGCGCTTTTTGATGAGTCTGAAACAAAGCAACATCCTGAGATACCTGCTGAGAAACAGGCAGCTCTTGCAGAAATTACAGAACCATCAGTTGCTCCAAATAGGATTGCAAAaagtgaacttagcctaaggttaaaaaaaacattacaggGCGAGGTATCGGGTAAAAACTTTTCCTTGCCAGAAGAGAGGCCACATTCCATGACTTTTGAAAATGGTTCAGCTGATCATAATGTGTATCGAGATAAAGAAAATGgggaaatgaatgagatgggtcGAAAACTGCTTCTTGTAAAACAAAGTGGACTTGATGTTGATTCACCTGTGTCTTCTAATGGGACTGTGTTGCTTCAAGAAAATGAGTATCCTACAGGAGAAGCATCTGATTTGGGAGAAGCTGTTAATGAAAGCATTGAGAAAACGGTCCTCAAAAAGGACCCTAGTGATCTcggtaaaaaattacaaaatctgtACAATGAATCTTTAAATGCGGTAGACATGCAACATGGAAATCTATCTCAGCTAGAGTATATGGACATAAATGAACCTGACCAGAATTTTAGCAAGGTCCTAGCAGTTTCTTCAGGAAATATGAGCAAAAACATCCAAAGTTCTGAGCCTATAATAGTCAATATTTCTTCCAAAAAGACACAGATTGGTAATGATCTTCCCATTGAACCTGGCCAATTGGAACAAGCTGAAATAAGTTCCAGTAAAGTTGTGAATACAACTTTTGAGAAACCCATATCTGAACTAAGAGAACCTGTGGAAAATGAACTGTCATCGAAACCAAATGTCTACAAGGATAATGTTCTTCATCCGGAAGAACGAAGTAGAAAAGAAATTATAGAAAGAATTGAGATGCCTACTGTTCTACCCAAAAAACGCTTTAGTGACTTTGATGAGAAACTAAGACAACTGTATGAAGAGTCACAAAATTCTCAGCCTGATCTTGCGGAGGTCTCAGACAGTGGTAACATTGCAGAGAATGAGAGTGCTGGAGTAAATAATAAAGCCAATGTTTATTTGTATTTGAGTGAACCAAAGAAAACATTCCTTAAATCGTCTACAGTATATCTGGAGTCGTCTCAGCCTGTATCAGCTGATCGAGAAACAGTGACTGATGAAAGCGCTCTTTCCCAGGATATGTCGGTACAGGAAGTCAATGAGACAATTGAGAAAACCGTAGCACCAACAAGAATATCTACTGCTAAGAGTTTAGAAGAACTTCAAAAAGAGGCCCTGAACGAGGAAGAAGGGGCATTCTTAGGAAATGTCTCTTCTGGTCACGTGGCTCTTAATGAGTCCCATCCCGAGTTGAATGAGCCAGCGATGAGAGAAAGTAGTGTTTCTGAAGACACTGTGGAAGAGGGAACCAAACTTGCCAGATATGAAGAACCTCAAGAAGGAACTCCAGAAACCTTCTTGTCTAATAGGCAGAGCACCCCTGTGAAAGACAAAAACAGCTCTTTAAGGAAAAGCACATTGGAACTTTATCTTGAGGCACCGTATCGAAGAGAGTTATCGAAGAGTATAGATTTTGACATTTCTCAATATGTTACTTCAGATGTCGACAAAT GTATGGAAGAATCAAACCCAGTTTTGAGCGCATTGAAAAGGAGCACAGATAAAAAATTGGTTTACGCCAAAGCTGTAGAGGAAGTGTCCCCCTCAAGTACAA ATCAAAGCAAACCGAACAGCCAAAAAGGAGACACATTAG GTCCTATAGAGAATTCCTTCCCAGAAAATGCTGAAAAATTCAAGCGGATGAGTCAGTCGGTGCCGACATTCCTTCAAGACGAT ACTGATGGCAGAGACACAGACTCGGCATCAGAAAGCAGTTTTCAGATTGGCAGACACAAGAAGAGCCCAAGCTCTCTAACCAATCTTAGTGGCTCGTCTGGCATGGCGTCAATGTCTTCT GTAAGTGGGAGTGTCATGAGCATGTACAGCGGTGATTTCGGCAATGTGGACATTAAAGGTGGCATTGAATTTTCCATTGACTATGTGGAGCAGTTGAAGGAGTTCCACATCTATATCTACCAGTGTAAAGACCTGGCAGCAGCGGAAGTCAAGAAGCAGCGCTCTGACCC ATACGTGAAGGCTTATTTGCTTCCAGAGAAAGCAAAGATGGGAAAAAGGAAGAGTGCAGTGAAGAAAAAGACCCTGAATCCTGTGTATAATGAAATACTGAGg TATAAAATCCCAAAAGAATCTCTTGAAACTCAGACACTGAACTTATCTGTGTGGCACCATGATGTACTTGGTCGGAACAGCTTCCTGGGTGAAGTAAATTTGAATTTGGCAACATGGGATTGGAACAATACCCAGAGGAATTGGTACCAGCTTGAGGCACGG